ACTTAATCGATGCTGGTAAAGTTAAATTCGCAGCTGGTGCTTCAATCACGCTTACAAAAGAATTACAAGAAAAAGTATACGGTAACTTAGAGAACTACGCAGACAAAATCTGCCTACGTCCACAAGAAATCTCTAACCACCCAGAGCTTATCCGTCGTTTGGGCTTAATCTCAATCAACACAGCTCTTGAGTTAGATATCTATGGTAACGTTAACTCTACACACGTTTCAGGTACAAAAATGATGAACGGTATCGGTGGTTCTGGTGACTTCGCGCGTAACGCTCGTCTTGGTATCTTCGTAACAAAATCATATGCGAAAGCGGGCGCGATTTCTTCAATCGTACCAATGGTTTCTCACGTAGACCACACAGAACACGATGTAGATGTAATCGTAACTGAACAAGGGATCGCTGACTTACGTGGTTTAGCTCCAAAAGAGCGCGCTGCTTTAATCATCGAAAACTGTGCACACCCAGATTACAAAGAGCAATTATGGGATTACTACAACCGTGCTGTAGAAGCAACGGGTAACGCTCAAACTCCTCACATCTTAGAGGAAGCTCTTTCTTGGCACGTAAATCTTGCTAAAAACAAAACAATGAAAAAAGAAATCGTTAAAGCTTAATTTTAAATTTAAAAGGCCATGAAGTCCGTATTTACGGATTCATGGCCTTTTATTATTGTTGTTGTTTATAATTGTAATCATTAATCGTCTTTTGTGCGCCACCTTCACTTATGAACTTGTTCTCATCAACTTGTAGTGGATTAGCGGCCGCTTCAGCAATATCTGCAATAACACCTATTTCGTTACCAACCTCCATGTTCCTTTGTCCATTCATTACATTTGTTGTCTTCATTCTAGCTCCGTTAATAAAATCCATCGTTTTATCTCGATTTTCCTTTTTACTTAAAAAGGATGCCGCCCCCGCTAATAATCCAGCCATTACAACACCTTTACCTTTTAATTTTGCCATAGTAAATTCCCTCCCAACTTTTTTATTCATTTACCCAGTGTAAAATATTTTAAAACCTTTTTACACTATGATTAAATTGCTCTTTTTAGGTTAAATTATAAATAACACTATTTGGTAGTGGTTAAGATACATCCTAAAGGAGTGTTAAGTATGTTACAAAATGAGGAAATTGGTTATAAAGGAACAGAGATTCTTGCACTTCTTGGTGCTGCCACACTAATGACCGCTATTATCTCCCTATTCATTGGATTATGAACATAAATAAAGCTGTGCGAGACAAAATCGCACAGCCTTTTTTTATGCTTTTACATCATCGTATGCATCACTTTTTTCAAAAGCTGATACAACATAAGAACAAATCGCATTCATTTTTAAATTATTTTTACGTGCATAGTCTGCTGCTGCGTCTAATAGTTTTTTGGCTACCCCTTTGCCTCTTAACACATCAGATACATACGTATGATTCATGTTCATGACATTGTCGCGTAATACCCATGTGATCTCTGCTACACGCTCTCCGTTTAGTTCATACTCAAGTGCACCGTGATTATTCCCCTTATCGCTATACGTAAATTCCATATTTATCCCTCCTTTGTATTAGTTTCAATATAGCATAATTCAAATTTTCTAAAAAATAAAAGCACCCATTATTATGAGTGCTTTTCGTCATTTCTATTCTTTTGAGAACCAAGAAGAAATGGTATCAATTAAGCTATTGAAGAAGTTCTTCACACTTTGCCAGAAGCCTTCATCTTCTAAAATCGCACCAAATTTTTCGTTAAACTCCGTCGATAAATCTGATAATTGATCTGACCATTTACTGAAATCAATATTTAAATTACTAATACGATCCATTAAATCTACCAGTAGCTGGCGGTCTCGATCACTTAAGTTAATTTGGAATTTTGCTAATTGGTCTTCTACAATTTGTTGTACTTCTTCTTTTGATTCTGGTTTATTTTCAGCGATAACCTTTTTAATTTCTGTTAATAATTCTGCTACTTGTGCGTCTGTTACCCCTGCAGATTCTGCAAGTGATGTCGCAACCGATAGTTCATCATTCGCAACGTCCGTTCGCTCAATATCAAGCGTTTCACCCGTTTTTACTTCGTAGGCTTTATAGATTCCTACTAACGCTGAATGACCCGTTACAGGCTTCGGTGCGGCGATTTCTACGATTGCATCTTCAATACCCGCTGTTAACATCGCACTTGCATACATTTCTGATGTAACTTGTGTAATATTTTCTGGTGTTACAATGCTAATCACGAGCCCCTTGCCTGCATCTTGACGTGTAATTTTTGCTGACGAGAACATACGAGAGCTTGGGTTTGAATCTTTAATATATTTTGCTAAATCTTGACCTGAAATTGTAATTTCATCTACTTCAGTTTCTTTGTCTACACGTAAAGCGATCTTTACATTTTCTTTTTCCTCTGCAGATAAATTACTTCCATAAACAACAATTGGTACCCCTAATTTTTCGTTAATCGGATTTTTCGCTGTTGTTGCAGCAGAAGCATTAAGCGGTAGTACGATTGACAGCATTAATGCAAATACCGCGATAAGTGCGATCCATTTTTGTTTCATGTTTTGTCCCCCTTCGAAATGTATATGCATATACATGTACATTCATTTATTAATACGAATAAAAAAAGTAAAAGGTTGCATTTTTCTCATCCTTTTACTTTTCATCGTATCTATTAATGATTAGTTAAACAATTTCTGTCCAACCATCTTGTTGATTAATTTTACGGGCTTTCATTAATGTACCTAACGCACGCTTGAATGCACCTTTACTCATACCAAACATTTCATCGATTTCTTCTGGTGTTGATTTATCACTGAACGGCATTTTGCCACCAACGCTCTCTAAGTAAGCAAAGATTTTTTCTGCATCCTCACCTAAACGTTCATGCTTGCGCGGTAAAAATGAACCGTTTAATGAGCCATCTTCTTTTACATCGATAATACGAACGCTCACTTCTTGACCCAAACGTGGCTCAGCCTTCATTTCTGATTCGTGTACAAAAATACGGTACGGTACTTCTACACCAAGTAAGAATGAACCAACTGGTAATAAACGATATGGGCGTGCTGTAATCGTTTTGTTGAACATTTCTTCTGTTGCCGCTTCGTACATTTCATTTACTTTTTCTTCTGTCGCTAAACGACCGAATAGATCGCCATTACGGTCTGTACGTAATGTCATGTATAATTGGTCGCCCGCTTCTGGCCATACTTCATCGATTACTGGTAGGTCCTCTGCACGTACAAGCACTTCACGAGAAGTCCCGATGTCACAGAACGCCCCTTCTTTTGTTACCTTCAATACGCGTGCAAAGCCGTAATTGGCCTCTGTAATATGTGGTACGGCTGTCGTTGCTTGTAGTTCCCCACGGCGGTCCGTATATAAAAATACTTGAACGGTATCGCCAATCGTAATGCTTTCTACTACATCTGAAGCATTTACCGGAATTTCAATATCACCATTCGTTAAAATATAGCGTGATCCTTGTTCCTCTAATACCGTTAAGCTAACAACTTGTCCTGATTTCATTAATTGATTCATATTGTTCTCCTTTTTCCTGTAAATCATTACATACTATGATTTGATTTCATTTCTTCTAGCTTCCTTGTCAATTGAGGCTCATCTTCTAACAGTTGTACAAGATCGGCAATTCGATCGATTGAATTCCAGCTTAAATGATGCTCAATACCTTCTACATCATTATAAATGCGCTCTTCATCGACCCCAATCAAACGTAAAAATTGTTCGAGCAACTCATGACGTTGCACAAGTCGCTTCCCTAATTTTTGCCCTTTTGGTGTTAATGTTAACCCTCTATATTTTTCATAGACTAAATATCCATCTTTATCTAACTTCTGCACCATTTTTGTAACCGAGGAAGGTAGAACAGATAAAGCTTCTGCAATATCGGACACACGAGCATATCCCTTATTTTCAATTAATAAATAAATTTGTTCGATGTGGTCCTCCATGCTAGGTGTTGGCATAACTGTTCCCTCTCTTTCCAATTGCTCTTTTAAGTGTACTACAAGTTTAGACAAAAAGTTAACTGAAAAACTGCAAGACCGAAAAAAGAGCCCATTCAAGTTTCAATAAGCACTTGAACAGCCTCTTCCATTTTTATAGGAACTTCAAAATTTGTAAAAAACCTAATACTCCTACCACAGAAAGGAATTATCTATTTTAAACAAGTTAAAAGAATCTCTCTTTATTAATGGCTTGGATATCGATTCACGACATGAAGCGCGCGAATAATTTGCTTGTTAATCTCTTCAATACTCTCAGGTGTATTTAACTGTTTGAATACTGCATCCCGCGCTTTTTCTGAAGCTACATAGCGTGTCGGTAACGCATTTAAAGCAATTGCATTGACATCCATTTCGCATTGTTCACAATGACAAAATGTTTGATATTCAACACCATGAAGTAAGAAGCTAACTAGTCCTCGGACAATTTCTTCGGTGACATTCACTAATTTCATTTTTGCCATCTCTATCTTTCGCCTCATTTAATTTCTTTTTCTCTACTTAATCATATAACGTTCCTCATAATAACTCAAGATTATATAAATCTAAAATCAAAATTTTACTCAAGTCAAAATAATATTTACTATCAATTCCCTTTATGAAATGCTGTTTTTTTAATAACTCCTATTAATTAAGGTCAAAAGTAAGAAAAAAAGCAGCCTCTTCGAATAAGAGGCTGCTTACATATTACTGTGCTTTTAATACTAAATCGTAGTTTGTATGAATTACATCATTGATATTTGTTTTGTGGTAACGACCATACGCCCAATTTGAGATTTGATTATCGTACCATTTTGACTTTACGTGTCCGCTTTGACCTGGACCTACGATGTGATGGGCTGTCGATAAATCATTTAAGTCCACAGCGAATCGCCATGATGCTCCGTGAATCACATTACCGTTACCATCTTCCGCTGCCGCCTGAACGGTTACACTCGAACCACCAACCGCTATTTTTTCAGGATTTAAATAATAAGCTAAAATATCATTGGCACTTGCAAGCGGTGAATTGAATGTTAGCTTATTATAGCTACCCCACTTCCAATTTGAAACTGCTGCACCAAATTTACCTTGAACTTTTGTTACGGCATCTTCAAAGGCTGTGTACACAAATGAATCTAAACCGCCTTCTTCTTTAACCCATACACCTTCGTTCCCAGTATATGCATCACGTAGCATTTGGTCCGTAATTTGTGATTTACCAGGCATCATTTTATAAACGTCCGCCGGCATTGCATCTTCAAATAGTGCTTTTTCCATGTTTTCAATTAAGAAATGATACACAAGCGGTGCACCTTGATCTTTGTCGTCATAGTACTCCCACTTTTCTAGTAATGTGATAACTTTTGCGTACTTACCTTCTGTATCCTGTGCTTTAATTGTCCCTAGTAAGCTTGGTAAAAACTCTTCTGCATGTAAGTTTTTCTTATCCATTTGCATCGCTTTCATATCGGCTAGCGTCATTTTTAATTGTTCACCTGTTGTTTTATCGTATACAGGTGTTTCAATCATTTCAACGATGCGCTCATAGCGATATGGCTGCGCCCAAAGGTTTGAAATGTGGTAAGGGTATTCCTTGCCGATAATTTCGTTATTTGCTGTTGCGACATAGCCCTCTTCTGGGTTAATGACTGTTGGCAATTCATCGAACGGGATATAGCTTTCCCAGCCGTATTCAGAAGAATTACCCGGTACTGGTAATGCACCTGTACCTTGTTTACGAATTGGTACTAAACCGTTTGCTTTGTAAGCAATTGTGCCGTCTTGTGATGCGAATACAAAGTTTTGTGCAGGTGCTTTAAAGTCTTCCAGCGCTGTTTCAAACTCTTCCCAGTTTGCCGCTTTGTTGAAGCCTAAAATCGCCCGTAACTCTTGCGTTGACTGCAATGCTGTCCACTGCATTGCAAACTGCTCTTTGACCTCTGTATCTTTTAACATAATGTTAGAAATAATAGGGCCGTGACGTGTTTCCACGACTTCAAAGTCTACTGTTTTGCCGCCTTTTACGTTAATTGGCTCTTGGCGAACTGTAGCATCTTCCCACTGACCGTCATATTCAAATTGATAAGGATTTTCTGGATTTGGTACTTCGATATATAAATCTTGCACATCTGGGTTTACGTTCGTTACACCCCATGCGATTTCTTCGTTATGTCCTAAAATAATCCCTGGAATCCCGGCAAAAATTACACCGCTGACATTTTGCTCTGGTGATTGTAGGTGCATTTGATACCAAACAGATGGTGAACTTAGCCCTAAGTGAGGATCATCTGCAAGTAACGGCTTACCTGACTCGGTTAACTCACCACCGATTACCCAGTTGTTACTACCGTTAAATTCTGATGGTAAGTAATCTGTTGTAAATGCTGAGGCGATATTTGTTTCTAAGTTTACGTTGGCTTCAATAATTGATTTTGCGTTTTCTGGATATTCAACAAAGAGCTCTTTTGCCTCTTCTTCCGTGAAGTTTTGTATTGCCCAAGAACGGAAGGCTTGTTGATTCCAGTTACCACCTAAATCGTAGGCCATATATTTACCAATTGTTAATGAGTCGATTGGTATCCATGGTGATGGCTTGTATCCTAATAATTTAAATTCATATGATAATTTACTTGTGTCGCTTACTTCGTCGATGAAAGCATTCACCCCTTCAGCAAACCATTCTAAAATTTTTTTTGAATCCGCATCATAACCTTCCCATGAAAGTTCTGCTGCCTTACGTAAGCTAAATGTACGGAAATATTTGTCTGTTTCTACTGCTGATGCGCCCACTACTTCTGCTAATGTACCACTCGCTTGACGACGTGCTAAATCCATTTGGAATAGACGGTCCTGTGCTTGTACATAGCCTTGTGCACGGTAAAGGTCCGCTTCTGATTTTGCTGTAATATGAGGAACGCCCATGTCATCACGTGTTACTTCGACATTATCATCTAAAATGCTAACAATCACTTCACCTTCAATTAACGGCTTTGAATTTGCTACATACATATGTATTCCTGCGATTACGACACCACCTAAAATGATGACCACACCAATAGCCCAAACAATAAGGTTCACCCATTTACGCCATGTTGGCTTTGCTTTTTGTACCATAAAATCCCCCTCTATATTTATTAGATTCGACTGGATTTATGTTAATTGAAAAGCATTACGCTAAACTGTTCGTTTTTAATTTTAATAAGATAGGGCAATGATCGCTACCTAAAACTTGCGCATGAATCGACGCTTCCTCTACAAACGCTACTAAACGATTCGAAACAATAAAGTAATCAATGCGCCAACCGATATTGCGCTCACGTACTTTGTTCATATAAGACCACCATGTAAAATGGTCTGCTTCGTTTGGATGAAATGCGCGAAACGTATCGGTAAATCCATTTCCCAATAATTCCGTCATCTTACTACGCTCTTCATACGTAAAGCCTGAGTTGCCGATATTCGATTTCACATTTTTAATATCAAGTTCCGCGTGTGCAACATTTAAATCCCCACAGTAAATAACGGGTTTTTTCGCATCAAGTTCTTTTAAATACAGGCACATACGGTCTTCCCATAACAGGCGCTCCGCTAAACGCGTTAAATCACGCTTGGCATTTGGCACATACGCATTTACTAAATAGAACGTTTCATATTCTAATGTTAATACACGTCCTTCATCAGCAGCGACTTCATCCTTCATGCCGTAAAACACCGCAAGCGGCTCATGTTTTGTAAAAATGGCCGT
The sequence above is a segment of the Solibacillus sp. FSL H8-0523 genome. Coding sequences within it:
- a CDS encoding DUF1002 domain-containing protein, with the translated sequence MKQKWIALIAVFALMLSIVLPLNASAATTAKNPINEKLGVPIVVYGSNLSAEEKENVKIALRVDKETEVDEITISGQDLAKYIKDSNPSSRMFSSAKITRQDAGKGLVISIVTPENITQVTSEMYASAMLTAGIEDAIVEIAAPKPVTGHSALVGIYKAYEVKTGETLDIERTDVANDELSVATSLAESAGVTDAQVAELLTEIKKVIAENKPESKEEVQQIVEDQLAKFQINLSDRDRQLLVDLMDRISNLNIDFSKWSDQLSDLSTEFNEKFGAILEDEGFWQSVKNFFNSLIDTISSWFSKE
- a CDS encoding exodeoxyribonuclease III; the protein is MKLISWNVNGIRACVTKGFLSYFNEMDADFFCIQETKCQPGQIDLQLEGYYQYWHSAVKKGYSGTAIFTKHEPLAVFYGMKDEVAADEGRVLTLEYETFYLVNAYVPNAKRDLTRLAERLLWEDRMCLYLKELDAKKPVIYCGDLNVAHAELDIKNVKSNIGNSGFTYEERSKMTELLGNGFTDTFRAFHPNEADHFTWWSYMNKVRERNIGWRIDYFIVSNRLVAFVEEASIHAQVLGSDHCPILLKLKTNSLA
- a CDS encoding GNAT family N-acetyltransferase, giving the protein MEFTYSDKGNNHGALEYELNGERVAEITWVLRDNVMNMNHTYVSDVLRGKGVAKKLLDAAADYARKNNLKMNAICSYVVSAFEKSDAYDDVKA
- a CDS encoding late competence development ComFB family protein, which gives rise to MAKMKLVNVTEEIVRGLVSFLLHGVEYQTFCHCEQCEMDVNAIALNALPTRYVASEKARDAVFKQLNTPESIEEINKQIIRALHVVNRYPSH
- a CDS encoding penicillin acylase family protein, with protein sequence MVQKAKPTWRKWVNLIVWAIGVVIILGGVVIAGIHMYVANSKPLIEGEVIVSILDDNVEVTRDDMGVPHITAKSEADLYRAQGYVQAQDRLFQMDLARRQASGTLAEVVGASAVETDKYFRTFSLRKAAELSWEGYDADSKKILEWFAEGVNAFIDEVSDTSKLSYEFKLLGYKPSPWIPIDSLTIGKYMAYDLGGNWNQQAFRSWAIQNFTEEEAKELFVEYPENAKSIIEANVNLETNIASAFTTDYLPSEFNGSNNWVIGGELTESGKPLLADDPHLGLSSPSVWYQMHLQSPEQNVSGVIFAGIPGIILGHNEEIAWGVTNVNPDVQDLYIEVPNPENPYQFEYDGQWEDATVRQEPINVKGGKTVDFEVVETRHGPIISNIMLKDTEVKEQFAMQWTALQSTQELRAILGFNKAANWEEFETALEDFKAPAQNFVFASQDGTIAYKANGLVPIRKQGTGALPVPGNSSEYGWESYIPFDELPTVINPEEGYVATANNEIIGKEYPYHISNLWAQPYRYERIVEMIETPVYDKTTGEQLKMTLADMKAMQMDKKNLHAEEFLPSLLGTIKAQDTEGKYAKVITLLEKWEYYDDKDQGAPLVYHFLIENMEKALFEDAMPADVYKMMPGKSQITDQMLRDAYTGNEGVWVKEEGGLDSFVYTAFEDAVTKVQGKFGAAVSNWKWGSYNKLTFNSPLASANDILAYYLNPEKIAVGGSSVTVQAAAEDGNGNVIHGASWRFAVDLNDLSTAHHIVGPGQSGHVKSKWYDNQISNWAYGRYHKTNINDVIHTNYDLVLKAQ
- a CDS encoding S1-like domain-containing RNA-binding protein → MNQLMKSGQVVSLTVLEEQGSRYILTNGDIEIPVNASDVVESITIGDTVQVFLYTDRRGELQATTAVPHITEANYGFARVLKVTKEGAFCDIGTSREVLVRAEDLPVIDEVWPEAGDQLYMTLRTDRNGDLFGRLATEEKVNEMYEAATEEMFNKTITARPYRLLPVGSFLLGVEVPYRIFVHESEMKAEPRLGQEVSVRIIDVKEDGSLNGSFLPRKHERLGEDAEKIFAYLESVGGKMPFSDKSTPEEIDEMFGMSKGAFKRALGTLMKARKINQQDGWTEIV
- the mntR gene encoding transcriptional regulator MntR; translated protein: MPTPSMEDHIEQIYLLIENKGYARVSDIAEALSVLPSSVTKMVQKLDKDGYLVYEKYRGLTLTPKGQKLGKRLVQRHELLEQFLRLIGVDEERIYNDVEGIEHHLSWNSIDRIADLVQLLEDEPQLTRKLEEMKSNHSM